One Bemisia tabaci chromosome 7, PGI_BMITA_v3 DNA window includes the following coding sequences:
- the LOC109029706 gene encoding U6 snRNA-associated Sm-like protein LSm4: MLPLSLLRTAQNHPMLVELKNGETYNGHLVSCDNWMNINLREVICTSRDGDKFWRMPECYIRGSTIKYLRIPDEIIDMVKEDLVVKAKGRRDAKTARGGQRGRGAQRGSFGGRGGKGPGGPGGRGGGGVGRPFNKPRGK; encoded by the exons ATG TTACCTCTGTCATTATTGAGGACTGCTCAAAATCATCCTATG TTAGTTGAGTTGAAGAATGGTGAAACATACAACGGACATCTTGTCAGTTGCGATAATTGGATGAACATAAATCTCCGAGAGGTCATTTGTACTTCAAGG GATGGagacaaattttggagaatGCCAGAATGTTACATTCGAGGCAGCACGATTAAATACTTGCGGATCCCAGATGAAATCATTGATATGGTGAAAGAGGATCTAGTTGTCAAAGCCAAAGGCAGGCGAGATGCCAAGACAGCTCGCGGTGGCCAACGAGGCAGGGGCGCACAACGAG gttCCTTTGGAGGTCGTGGTGGCAAAGGTCCAGGTGGTCCGGGTGgtagaggaggaggaggagtcgGTAGACCTTTTAATAAACCCCGGGGAAAGTAA